A single Endozoicomonas sp. NE40 DNA region contains:
- a CDS encoding valine--tRNA ligase, with translation MEKTFNPHAIERTWYQTWEEKGYFAPSGEGNPYTIMIPPPNVTGSLHMGHAFQDSIMDALTRYQRMKGSNTLWQVGTDHAGIATQMVVERKIQAEEGKTRHDYGREAFMDKVWEWKEESGGTITRQLRRLGASVDWDNERFTMDPGFYKAVQEVFVRLYEDDLLYRGKRLVNWDPKLHTAISDLEVENKDVKGHMWHLRYPLADGEKTSEGKDHIVVATTRPETMLGDTGVAVNPADERYKALIGKDILLPLVNRRIPIVADEHADMEKGTGCVKITPAHDFNDNEVGKRCNLPMINIMTLNGDIRDAAETFNTDGTASDSINTFIPEKYHGMERFAARKAIVADMDDLGLLEEIKDHDLMVPYGDRSGVVIEPMLTDQWFVRAAPLAEPAIEAVEDGRIQFVPKQYENMYFAWMRDIQDWCVSRQLWWGHRIPAWYDNEGNVFVGRNEEEVRQKHNIAADIELKQDNDVLDTWFSSALWTFGTLGWPEMTDRLKTFHPTDVLVTGFDIIFFWVARMIMMTMHFMKDEDGNPHIPFRHVYVTGLIRDENGDKMSKSKGNVLDPLDMIDGIDLESLVEKRCGNMMQPQLAKKIEKRTRKTFEDGISAHGTDALRYTLYSLASTGRDINWDMKRLEGYRNFCNKIWNAASYVQMNTKGEDCGQKAVQGSTSVAGDRTSEATGGDIELTLADRWIISRLQRLETQIEKNLADFRLDHASQNLYDFIWNEYCAWYLELSKPVLWDEQAPEARKRGTRRTLVRVLETLMRLAHPFMPFITEEIWQNIKAEAGVEGDTLMLKSYPECDESKIDEKAEQDIEWLKDFIVGIRNIRAELNIGPSKPLNVILRNTSADDESRLEENRTFLQAMAKLDDVRLLADGEAAPMSTTALVGSMEVLVPMAGLIDKDAEIARLSKEIDKLAKEVARFEGKLNNEKFIGKAPAAVVEKEKAKLADALDARSKLEEQMEAIKAL, from the coding sequence ATGGAAAAAACGTTCAATCCGCACGCTATCGAGCGCACCTGGTATCAAACCTGGGAGGAAAAAGGTTATTTCGCTCCCTCCGGTGAAGGCAACCCTTACACCATCATGATCCCCCCGCCGAACGTGACCGGTAGCCTCCACATGGGGCATGCGTTCCAGGACTCCATCATGGATGCCCTGACTCGTTATCAGCGCATGAAAGGCAGTAACACCTTGTGGCAGGTGGGTACAGACCACGCAGGTATTGCCACGCAAATGGTTGTTGAGCGAAAAATCCAGGCTGAAGAAGGTAAAACCCGCCACGACTACGGCCGTGAAGCCTTTATGGACAAAGTCTGGGAATGGAAAGAAGAATCCGGCGGCACCATTACCCGCCAGCTGCGTCGTCTGGGTGCGTCCGTAGACTGGGACAACGAACGCTTCACCATGGACCCGGGCTTCTATAAAGCGGTTCAGGAAGTTTTTGTACGTTTGTACGAAGATGATCTCCTGTACCGTGGCAAGCGTCTGGTCAACTGGGACCCGAAACTGCACACCGCCATTTCCGATCTGGAAGTGGAAAACAAAGACGTTAAAGGCCACATGTGGCACCTGCGTTACCCGCTGGCCGATGGTGAGAAAACCTCAGAAGGCAAAGACCATATTGTTGTTGCCACCACCCGCCCGGAAACCATGCTGGGCGATACCGGTGTCGCCGTTAACCCGGCAGACGAACGCTACAAGGCGCTGATTGGCAAAGATATCCTGCTGCCATTGGTGAACCGTCGCATCCCCATCGTTGCCGACGAACACGCTGACATGGAAAAAGGCACCGGCTGTGTAAAAATCACTCCGGCCCATGACTTCAACGATAACGAAGTCGGCAAGCGCTGCAACCTGCCCATGATCAACATCATGACCCTGAACGGTGACATCCGCGACGCGGCAGAAACCTTCAATACCGACGGCACCGCAAGCGACAGCATCAATACATTCATTCCTGAAAAATATCACGGCATGGAGCGTTTTGCTGCCCGTAAAGCCATTGTTGCCGATATGGACGACCTCGGTCTGCTGGAAGAGATCAAGGATCACGACCTGATGGTACCTTACGGCGACCGTTCCGGCGTGGTCATCGAACCAATGCTGACCGACCAGTGGTTCGTGCGCGCCGCACCTCTGGCAGAACCTGCCATTGAAGCCGTAGAAGACGGACGTATCCAGTTTGTACCAAAACAGTACGAAAACATGTACTTCGCCTGGATGCGTGACATTCAGGACTGGTGTGTTTCCCGCCAGCTGTGGTGGGGTCACCGCATTCCAGCCTGGTACGACAACGAAGGTAACGTATTTGTAGGCCGCAACGAGGAAGAAGTTCGCCAGAAGCACAATATCGCTGCTGACATCGAGCTGAAGCAGGACAACGACGTTCTCGATACCTGGTTCTCCTCTGCCCTTTGGACCTTTGGCACCCTGGGCTGGCCGGAAATGACCGACCGCCTGAAAACCTTCCACCCGACCGATGTACTGGTGACAGGTTTTGACATTATCTTCTTCTGGGTAGCGCGCATGATCATGATGACCATGCACTTTATGAAAGACGAAGACGGCAACCCGCACATTCCGTTCAGGCACGTTTATGTAACTGGCCTGATCCGCGACGAGAACGGCGACAAAATGTCCAAGTCCAAGGGTAATGTTCTGGACCCGCTGGATATGATCGACGGTATTGATCTGGAAAGCCTGGTTGAAAAACGCTGCGGCAATATGATGCAGCCACAGCTGGCGAAAAAGATTGAAAAGCGCACCCGCAAAACCTTCGAAGACGGCATCTCCGCCCACGGCACCGATGCCCTGCGTTACACCCTGTACTCGCTGGCATCCACCGGCCGTGATATCAACTGGGATATGAAGCGCCTGGAAGGCTACCGCAATTTCTGTAACAAGATCTGGAACGCTGCCAGCTACGTGCAGATGAACACGAAGGGTGAAGACTGTGGTCAGAAAGCCGTACAGGGAAGTACCAGTGTCGCGGGAGACAGGACGTCGGAAGCGACCGGTGGAGACATTGAGCTGACCCTGGCTGACCGCTGGATCATCTCCAGACTGCAACGTCTGGAAACCCAGATCGAAAAGAACCTGGCAGACTTCCGTCTGGATCACGCTTCCCAGAATCTGTATGACTTCATCTGGAATGAGTACTGTGCATGGTATCTGGAGCTGTCTAAACCGGTTCTGTGGGACGAACAAGCACCAGAAGCCAGAAAAAGAGGCACTCGTCGTACGCTTGTACGTGTTCTGGAAACCCTGATGCGTCTTGCCCATCCGTTTATGCCATTTATCACCGAAGAAATCTGGCAGAACATCAAGGCAGAAGCGGGCGTTGAAGGCGATACCCTGATGCTGAAGTCTTACCCTGAGTGTGACGAGAGCAAGATCGACGAAAAAGCCGAGCAGGACATTGAGTGGCTGAAAGACTTTATTGTCGGTATCCGCAACATCCGTGCTGAACTGAACATTGGCCCAAGCAAGCCGCTGAACGTGATCCTGCGTAACACCTCTGCTGACGACGAAAGTCGTCTGGAAGAGAATCGCACCTTCCTGCAGGCAATGGCCAAACTGGACGACGTTCGTCTTTTGGCTGATGGTGAAGCAGCACCTATGTCCACGACTGCCCTGGTTGGCTCCATGGAAGTGCTGGTTCCCATGGCTGGCCTGATTGACAAGGACGCTGAAATTGCCCGCCTGAGCAAGGAAATTGACAAGCTGGCTAAAGAAGTCGCCCGCTTTGAAGGTAAGCTGAATAACGAGAAGTTTATCGGCAAAGCACCGGCTGCCGTGGTCGAGAAGGAGAAAGCCAAACTGGCTGACGCCCTTGATGCCCGATCCAAGCTGGAAGAACAGATGGAAGCGATTAAAGCACTTTAA